The DNA region GACGCCTCGTCTCTCTCTCGCCTCGATCTGCCTCCCCTCGTCGCGCAGACTCTCCTCCGACGCGGGATCAACCGTCCCGAAGATGCGGAAGCGTTTTTGCATCCGGAGAGATTCACATCCACGCAGTTTCCTGGAATTGAATCGGCGGTTGAACTTATCAAACTGGCTATACGCAGCGGAGACAAAATCTGCGTGTGGGGCGATTTCGACGTGGACGGTCAAACCTCCACCGCCCTGCTGGTGCAGACACTGCAAGCCTTGAACGCGAATGTCGTTTACTACGTCCCTGTGCGCGGACGCGAAAGCCACGGCGTTCACATCGACAGTTTGAAACCGATCATCGAGAACGGTGCAAAACTTTTGCTGACCTGCGACACAGGCATCACTGCGCACGACGCGATCGATTACGCCAACTCGCGCGGACTTGATGTCATCGTCACCGACCATCACGACCTCGGCGAAACCCTGCCCAACGCCAAAGCCATCGTCAACCCAAAGTTACTGCCCGAAGATCATCCGCTGCGAAATTTGGCGGGTGTGGGCGTGGCGTACAAACTCGCCGAAGCGCTCTTAATCGAGAATCAAAAATCTGAAATCGTAGATCTTCTCGACCTTGTCGCACTAGGCTTGATCGCCGACGTTGCCCTGCTCCAAAACGAAACCCGCTCGCTGGCAAAACAAGGCATCGAGCAATTGCGCAACACAAACCGCATCGGTCTGCGTGTAATGGCAGAGCTGGCGGGCGCAAGTTTTGATTCGCTCACCGAAGAGACCATCGGATTCACCTTCGCACCGCGACTCAATGCGCTCGGTCGCCTCGGCGACGCCAACCCTGCAGTTGAACTTTTGCTCACACAAGATTCCGCCCGCGCGCGCCTGCTTGCAACCCAGATCGAAGGCTTGAACGCCCAGAGGCGCATGCTCACCAAACAAGTCACCGACGCGGCGGAAGCGCAACTGCGCGAAAATCCCGACCTGCTCAACCAGCCCGCCATCGTGCTCTCGCATCCCAACTGGCCCGGCGGCGTGGTCGGCATCGTCGCCAACCGCCTCGTCGAACGCCATCACAAACCCGCCATCCTCTTCAACGAATCCGACGACGGCATTCTGCGCGGCTCGGCGCGCTCCATCGAAGGCTTGCACATCACCGAAGCCATTGCCACCCAAAAAGATGTATTGCTCGGCTTCGGCGGGCATCCGATGGCAGCGGGTATGTCGCTCAAAAAGGATGACCTGCCCGCCTTCCGCCGCGGACTCGGCAAAGCGATCGAACGCCAACTGGGGGATATCGCCTTTGAGGAACCGACGCTTCAACTCGACGCCTGGCTTGCCCTCTCCGACCTTAACCTTGACCTCGCCGATAGCTTGGAACTGCTCGCCCCCTTCGGCGCAGGCAACCCTGAGTTGACTCTCGCCACTCGCAATGTGACGTTGAAATCGGTCAGGGAAATCGGTAAGACGAAAGAACATCTTCGCTTGAACATCGAAGACGAAAACGGGGAAATGCAAAGTCTCCTGTGGTGGAGCGGAGCGGGCGAAGAACTTCCGCCCACCGACGCCAAATTCGACGTCGCCTACACCTTGCGCGCCACCTCCTACCGCGGGCAAAGACAAGTCAACCTGCAATTCAAGGAATTCCGCATCATCGAAGAAAGACCCATTGAAGTAAAAGAAACGGGATTGGAGATTCAAGATTTGAGGCTTAACGTTTCAACGTTTGAACGCTTGAACGTCCAAACGTTGGTCTGGGCAGAAGGCGCGGACAAAACCAAAGGAAAGTCTCGCTTCGCATTGACCCGGGCGGATGAATTCGCCATCTATACCACGCCGCCCTCTCCCGTCGAGTTGCGCAATGCGCTGGAGATCGTCAAGCCGAAAATTGTGCACGTCTTCGCCGTCCCGCCTGCCGAAGAAAAGCCCGACGACTTCCTGAAACGGCTGGCAGGTTTGTGCAAATTTGCATTGAACAACAAAGAAGGAAAAACCACACTACACGAGTTAGCGGCGGCGATGGCAGCGCGCGAGATCGCCGTGGAACTCGGCTTGCAATGGCTCGCCGCGGGCGGACAATTGACCGTGAGCATCGAGGATGGCAGCGTGCTATTATCAAAAGAGACGCAGGAGAAAAATCCCTACCTGCAAGCGGAACTGTTCACCGCCCTGCGCGGCGTGCTGAACGAAACCTCCGCTTACAGAAAATATTTTTCAACCGTCACTGACCTCAAAACCCTGTTTAAATCATGAGCTATAAAATCCCAGAAGATTTTCTGGACCTTGTGCAAACTCCCCGTGTCGCGGCGCTTACCACCCTCATGCCAGACGGCTCTCCCCAGACCACACCGGTCTGGTGCGATCACGACGGGGAGTTCATCCGCATCAACACCATGCGCGGATTCCGCAAAGAGAAGAACATGCGCGCCAACCCCAAAGTGACCTTGCTTTGCTACGACCCGCGCGAACCGCTGCGCTCGCTCGAGGTCCGCGGCGAAGTGGTGGAAATGACCGAACAGGGCGCCATGGAGCATCTCGATCACCTCACCCTGCTCTACACCGGCAGATCGCCCTACTTTGGCGAATGCGTCCCTGCCGAACTCAGGGAAAAGGAGACGCCGGTATTGTGCAGGATCCGTCCGCTGCATGTCGTCGCCCTGGATGCGCGAAAGAAGAAGGCAATTCCATGACGAGACCCATTCCCGCCTCCCATCTGGACCTGCTGACTCGTCCCATCCATGGAGTGTTGACCACGCTGATGCCCGACGGACAGCCGCAATCCAGCCTTGTGTGGTGTGACTTTGACGGAGAATGCGCCCGGGTCAACACCTCGCTCGAACGCCAAAAGGGGCAGAATATGAACCACAATCCCAAAGTCTCCCTGCTGATCGTGGACCCGGAGAATACAAGCCGCTTCATCCAAATTCGCGGAGATGCGGAACTTATTCAGGAAGGCGCATTATCTCATTTGGATGAGATCACCCGCCAATACACGAAGCATCCGCAATATTACGGTTATGTCTTTCCGCTTGAAAAACAAGCACAGGAAACGCGCGTCATCTGCCGCATCCACGCAACAAGGGTCACGCTGGACGCGATACACAATTGAGAAACGTCCGATTCGCCTCTACTTCTCATAGTCAATAAAATCATCCACGCCGAACAGGTCTTCATAGCGGGTTAACAAGACCTTCGTCTTTTGCATAAACTCCCCATCCGGATCTTCCTTTTTTGATTCCAATTCTTCCTTGTGGGCGATCAATCGTTCGCGGAAGCTGGTCGTTTTTGGATCAGGCAAAAGCGCTTCGATCTCGCGGATCAGCCCCAGCGTTTCCCGAATAATGGACAGCGCATCAGACAGGGAAATATCATCATCTTCCAATCTGCGGAACACGCTGCATTTATATTTGGCGCAGCTGCGCGGATAGGCATGGAATGTGTACACCGTGCAAGTCCCGTCCCATAGCGGACAGGGCTGTGTGAATCCGCGCTGGCGCGGGTCGTTTCGGATCACCTTAACGCCAAGTTTTTCAACATCGTCGAGTTCCGGGGCGTTAAGCCGCACCCACGAGAAGAGGTGACCCGAGCAGCATAGTCCACAGGCTTTGCAGAGGGCGTTGGCTGGGGATTCGGTCATGGCAGGAATGATAACAAATGATTCAGGAAACAGTATCAGGTGTCCCTTAAGGATGAAGCGAAAAAAGTAGGTCACGCTTGAAGCGTGACCTACAATCCATTAATTCAACGGCAATTCCAATTCCATCAACTTTTCCTGGGTGGGATACCCCTTCTCGTCCCAGCCGCGTTCCTTGTAAAAATCGGGCAGCATCTTGTCGAGTTCCACCACCTTGCCCTTGGCGGGACCATCTGGCAGCGGCTCGTGCAGCATGCGGGTTGGGAGCGTATCCCATTCGGGACCCGAACCCGCTTTGATGAGGAACATGCGCTCGAGCGTGTAAACGCGGTCGGCGGCTTTCATCACTTCTTCAGGAGTGTAGCCCGCGCCCGTGGTGAGGTTCATCATTTCGGAGAGGACACGCGGCAGGATCAAACGCTCTTTTTCAAACACATAGCGGATGGCGACAAACACGCACAGACCCGAAGCATCAATGAGCGCAAATGAGTCTTGGAAGTGTTTGACGAGTTCTGCTTTGCCATCGGTGCTGAGCGGGTTTTCCTTCACAGGCACGCCGAAGACTTCTTCGTAAGCGACGTCACCTTCCATGTGCGATGCGCCCTTGTTGGAGGTAGCGTACAGCAAGCCCATGCCCTGCGAGCCGCGCGGATCGTAGCCGGGGAATTCCTGTTTGCGGGTGGTGACGGCGAGTTCGGGGTGACCGTATTTTTCCGCAAGGCGGTAACTGCCCATGGCAAGGTCCTGACCAAAGCCTTCGTTGTACGCCATCTTCTTTATCATCGCGATCATCGCATCGTGGTCGCCGAATTTGAGCGGCATACCGATCTGCTCTTCAGTCAGATAACCTTTTTCGTACATCTCCATCGCGACAGCAATCGTCATGCCTGTGGTGATGGTGTCCATGCCATATTCGTTGCACAGATAATTTGCCTTCACCAACGCAGCGAGGTTGCTCACGCCACAGCCCGTTCCCAAAGATGAAATCGTTTCATATTCAGGACCTTCGCCCTTGCCTTTGTACGGACCATCGGGCACTTCGGTCAAACGTCCGCACGAGAGCGGACAGCGATAACAAGGCGTGTGACGAATCAGATAATTATCTTTGAGCGCGTCACCGTCAATATTGTGGACATGCTCGAATGTCCCTTGCAGGAAATTGCGCGTCGGCAAAATGCCGAGCGTGTTGGTCACCTGCGGCACATACGACGTGCCATAGATGCGCATGTTCGAGCCTTTCTTCACATCCGCGCCGACCTCTTTCGAAGTACCCACACTGATCGCGCGCATCGCTTCGGGGTTGTGCAGCGCGGGGTTTTTATTTCCCATCGCCACCACGGCTTTGAGATTTTTACTGCCCATCACTGCGCCCACGCCAGAGCGAGCCGCCGCGCGATGTTTATCGTTCATGATGGCTGCCATGAGTGCGAGATTTTCACCCGCAGGTCCGATACAAGCAACTCGCGCCTCTGCGGATGTCTCCGCCTTGAGGATGTCCGTCGTCTCGTGCGTATCCTTGCCCCACACATGCGCCGCGGACCTGATTTCAATCTGGTCTTCGTTTACCAAAACGTACACTGGCTCGGAGGCTTTGCCTTCAAAGATGAACAGATCGAAGCCTGTACGCTTCATCCATGTGGGGAATTCGCCGCCCGAGTTGGAGTGCGCCAGCGCGCCTGTCAACGGGGATTTGGTGACGACCATATAGCGGTTACCTGTCGGCGCGGGCGTAGCGGTCAGAGGACCCGTGGCAAAGATGAGCATATTTTCGGGCGAGAGCGGGTCAGCAGCGGGATCCATTTCTTTGTACATATAATGGATCGCCCATCCGCGCCCGCCGAGATAATCGCGCGCGATCTTGGGGTCAACATCTTCGGTGGTGACTTTTCGGGTGGTGAGGTTTACGCGTAGGATCTTGAGGTGCCAGCCGTACATGTGTGCTCCTTGGGTGGAAGGTTTGAAAGTTGCAGGTTTGAAGGTCAAAAGTCAAAAGTCGAAGGTCAAAGGTATTCCTTTGTGCGCTTTGTGCCCTTCGTGTTTAATTCTTTTTATCCGCCAGCGATGGCAGAAAATGCTGTGACCATATCCCCTTCTTTGAGGGGTGTGTCCATGTCCACGGTGAGACCGTTAAGGACGATCACACTTTCATCATTGAGGGGAATATCAAAGCGGGAGATGGCGTCGTAGACCGTCGTGCCGTTGGGTACATCCAATTCCACAACGCCGTGTTTGTGGTCGGATGGAAGGGCATCGCGATAATTGGCAATTAATTTGACACGGATCATCATTTGTGAATTTTACCGCTAATTTTCAAGAACAATGTATGTATTGAAGAATTATTTCAGCCGCGTTTAATCCTCAAATTTCCATGATTATGCGGCACTCTGTAGCATGAAAGGCGATAAAATTATGAGCATGAAACGACAAGTCCCCTATCATGGCTGGTGTTTTGTGTGCGGAGACGAAAATCCGCACAGCATTGGTATCACATGGTTCATAGAGAACGGCGTGATGACCTCCGAATTCACACTGACAGAAGCTCAGCAGGGACCGCCCGGTCATGCACACGGCGGCGCATCTGCGGCTATTTTGGATGAAGCGATGGGTCTGGTCGTCTGGGCGGCGGGGCACAAAGTGGCGGCTGTCAACTTGGAGATCAATTATCATAAACCGCTTCCGTTGAACCAGCCATTGACTCTCGAGGCACGTATCTCCCAAATGGACGAGCGGAAAATTTTCAGCACAGGGGAAATCCGACTGGCAGATTCAACTGTCGCCGTGAGTGGACGCGGGATCTACGTCGCGGCGCCGAAACTGTTCGAGAGTGTCCGCTTGGACAGGGAAAAGAAGGGATGAGACGAGCGTATCTCATCCTGTTGGCTTTTGTGTTGAATGCGTGTCTTGCCGCGCCGACAGCGGAACCCACAGCGACGGTAATCCTTCCCCGCCAGCTCACAGCGGACGAAAATCCATACGCGCCGCAGGTGGAGGATGCCAGCCTGCAACAGGCGGGCGTGACGCTTACGTCGGTCAATCTTTCGGAGCGATATGATCTCGCGCCGCGCCGTGTGGCGATCTATTTTCTGGGTTATATGCCGAGCGTGTGCAATGAACTGCGCATCCATGTGGCGCCGCCCGACAACGAAGCCAGGATTTTTATCGAAGTGTACAGTCTGATGGACCCCGGCGTGACCTGCGACAGGGTCTTCCAACAGTTCGAGGTCACCATTTTGCTTGGAACCTACACCAATGGCAGGTATACGGTCTGGGTGAACAACGAACCGGTTGGGGATTTTGTAGTGTATTAAGGAACTTATTGATGGTAAGCCGCGTCAACTATAAAAGGAGAGATGCATGAAACCACTTACTTTCATATTGCTCGCCTTGCTGCTGATCCTGTCCGCGTGCGCGGGCGGCATGGAGGAACCCGTCAACAATGACGAGCCGGTCAGCAGTGAGCCCCCATCCGTTCCGCCAACTGAAACATCCGCACCCATTTTGTCGCTGGATTCGTTCGAGCGCGGCGTGGTCTATCTCGACTCAGTCGAATTGCTGACCATGGAAAGTCATCCATTACAGTTCTCGCTTGAGCTCGCAGGCAATTTACCCACTCCCTGCCATCAACTGCGCGTGGATGTCAGCCCGCCGGATACAGAAAATAAAGTGATCGTGGATGTTTATTCAGTCGTCGATCCCGGCGTCATGTGCACACAGGTTCTGAAGCCGTTCGAATTGAATCATCCGCTGGGAAGTTTCCCCGAAGGGAAATATACCCTGTGGGTCAACGGCGAAATGATCACGGAGTTTGATGCGTAAATTCATTCCGATAAAAAAACGAGCCGGAGTGTCCGGCTCGTTTTGTCTTAATGGTTGAGTATCTGCGAGAGAAAGAGTTTTGTGCGGTCTTCCTTGGGAGATTTGAAGATATCCTCCGGTGTGCCGCTCTCCACGATCTGACCCTGATCGAAGAAGAACATGCGGTCGGCGACGGCGCGGGCAAAGCCCATTTCATGAGTCACCACCAGCATGGTCATGCCGGATTTCGCCAGTTCCACCATCACATCCAGCACTTCCTTGATCATCTCCGGGTCAAGCGCGGAGGTCGGCTCGTCGAAGAGCATGATCTTCGGCTGCATGGCAAGCGCGCGCGCAATTGCAACACGCTGCTGCTGTCCGCCCGACAATTGACCGGGGTATTTATGCGCCTGCTCCGGGATGCCGACCCGCTCCAGTAATTGCATGGCGATCTCCTCCGCCTTTTCTTTTGTCCACTTGCGGACCTGGATCGGCGAAAGGACGATATTCTGCATGACCGTCAAGTGCGGGAACAGATTGAACTGCTGGAACACCATGCCGGTCTCCATACGGATCTGTTCAATATTGCGGACATCATGACTGAGTTCGATGCCATCTACAACGATATGTCCGCGCTGATGTTCTTCAAGGCGATTGATGGTGCGGATGAAGGTTGACTTCCCCGAACCGGACGGACCGAAGATGACGATCACCTCGCGCCGTTCCACTTCCATGTTCACACCTTTCAGGGCGTGGAAATTCCCGTACCATTTGTGTACATCACGAGCTGAAATGATGATATCGCGATTCTGTGACATGCTAAATATCTCCTCCGGAACTATCGTTTCCCAACGCCGAGTCTCTCTTCAAGTTTCTGGCTGAGATAGGACATCCCGTAACTCAACACCCAATAGATCAGAGAGATGAAAACATAAACTTCGCGCTGCAGCCCCAAAAAGTCGGGCTGTGCCAGCACGGTCTTTGCAATACCCACCAGATCAAGCAGACCGACGATCGCCACCAACGCCGTATCCTTGAACACCGCGATAAATTGCCCAACCAGGATCGGGATGACGAGGCGCAGCGCCTGCGGCAGAATGATGAAGAACATGGTCTGCGGCCCGCTCAAACCCAGTGCATGAGCCGCTTCAAACTGACCCTTGGGGATGGCTTGCAAACCTCCGCGCACGTTCTCCGCGAGATAGGCGGCGCTGAACAGCACCATGGCGACCATCGCACGCACAACACGGTCCACCGTCCAGTTGGCTGGCAAAAAGAGCGGAAGCATCAACTGCGCCATGAACAGGATCGTGATCAACGGCACACCGCGCACCAACTCAATATAGATCACGCTCGCGATCCGGACGACCGGCAATTCCGACCGACGCCCCAGTGCCAAGAGAACACCAAGCGGGAAGGAAAAAATGATCGCAACCACAGTCAGCAGGAACGTAAGCAGCAACCCACCCCACAGATTGGTCCCAACAATGGGCATCACCCCATCTGCAGATGTAAAGCCTCGCGTCAGCAGGATGAAGATCGGCAGGGACAGAATCCACCCGAACACAACGATCCTGCCAAGCGCATCAGGCTTGCTTCGGGCTGCCACCCAACCGATAACCCCGACCACGCTGAGAATGACCAGCCACTTGCGCGGCTCATCCCCGAAGGGAAGGAGCGCCATTAAAGCAGGAGTCGCAAGCAAAAGAATGGTTGCAGCATATGATCTTCGCGCCCAAATGGCAAGCGAGTTCCCCGTCAGGAACATCAGGAAGCCAAGCGCAACCCATAACCGCCATACTTCCGCAAGCGGATACTGCCCGACCATGATCAGGCGCATATTTGCCCTGACCACTTCCCATTCCGCGACGGTGAACACCCAGCGAAGCAAGCCTGTCACCGCCCAATAGATGATCAATGCGCCGAGGATGGTCAGGATTGTGTCCAGCCAGGAACCAAAGAGATTTTTCCGCAGCCAGCGCAGGATGCCGGAGCGTTCTGTGAGCGGAGGAAGAACTGTATTTTCCTGGGTCATGTTAGCGCTCCACCAGCTTGATTCTTTGGTTGTACCAGTTCATGAACGCCGATGTGATCAGACTGAACATGAGATAAGTAAACATGACCATCGAGATCATTTCCACCGCCCGCCCGGTCTGGTTCTGGATCGTGTTCGAGATGTAAAAAAGGTCAGGATAACCGACCGCGATGGCAAGCGATGAGTTCTTAATAAGGTTGAGGTACTGGCTGGTCAACGGCGGGATGATCACACGCATCGCCTGTGGGAAGACGATCAAACGCAGGGTTTGGAAGGCATTCAACCCAAGCGCGCGGGAGGCTTCGACCTGTCCCTTTGATACGGCAAGAATGCCGGAACGTACCACCTCGCCAATGAACGCGGATGTGTACAGCACGAGTCCGGAAGTCAACGCCATGAATTCGGGGCTGAGGACTTTTCCGCCGGTCATGTTCAAGCCCTCGATGATCGGTATATCGAGTGTTAGGGGGTTCTCGGGCAGGATAAACCATCCAGCCAGCGCAACCCCAATGAAGGTCAATAATGTCCACACGGTGGTGAGAGGGGCGCGCCCCGTGCGTTTGCTATAGGAACGCAGGGCGAGGAAAACAACAACAGCGAGGATCAAGCCGACCAGCAGGATCAGGCGGAAGGTCGGGTATGAATCGGTCGGCAATCCCCAAGGGATGCCCACGCCGCGATTCGTCAAATAGATGTCGCCGGGCCAGATGACCGCCTCCCTGACGCGCGGCAGTTTGAGAAAAACGCCCAGATACCAAAAGATCAAAAATACCAACAGGGATAAATTGCGGATCAATTCGAGATAAAAAGCGGCAAGCCGGTTGATCAGGAAGTTGGTGGAGAGCCGCGCCACGCCCAGGATCACGCCAAAGATCGTTGATGCAATGATGCCCACAATACTGACAGAGAGCGTGTTTAGCAGACCAGCCTGATATGCCTGCCAGTAGGATGAAGTCCGGCTGTAAGCGAAGAGGGTTTCGGAAATATCAAAACCGGATATGCCGCTTAAGAAACCGTAAGTCAGGGAAATGCCCTGCCTTGCCAGTCCCGCCCGCATGTTCTGGTAGATCAGTGAAGCGACGAAAAGCAGTGCAACGACAAACAGCACCTGCCCCAGAATGTTCAGGATGCGTTCGTCGCGCCAGAATGGAATTGCTGCTTTTTGCCTTGTATCTTCCTGCATTGGCAAACCTCCCGGATACGAAAAGAGGGCAGGGAGTTATCCCCACCCTCTTTTTTCCATCAGTTTAGCGGACAGGCGGAGCGTAGAGCAAACCACCTTCGGTGTAGAGGCTGTTCAAGCCGCGCGGAATGTAGGTCGGGGTATCGGGTCCGAGGCTGCGGTTGTACACTTCCTCGTAGTTGCCGACGAGCTTGATGATGTTGTAGCCCCAGTCGTTGTCGAGACCGAGCTTCAAGCCCATATCGCCTTCGAGACCCAGCAGGCGGCGAATTTCGGGGTTGGTGGCGCTGGAACGGATGCTATCCACATTGGCGGAGGTGACACCGAATTCTTCACCGGCGATCATGGCGAAGACGGTCCACTGGGCAATGTCGAACCACTGGTCGTCGCCGTGGCGGACCATCGGTCCGAGCGGTTCCTTGGACATGGTCACATCCATGATGACGTGCGCAGACGGGTCAGCCAGAACGGTGCGGCGGGACACGAGACCGGATTTATCGGTCGTGACGGCATCACAGCGCTCTTCGGCATAGGCAGCGAAAGTGGCGTCGGCATCTTCAAAGACAGCCGGGGTATAGGAAACGCCCAAGGAAGCCATCACGTCCGCCAGGTTCAATTCGGTGGTCGTGCCGGTCTGGACGCAGATCGTGCCGCCAGCCAGGTCCTGCAGGGTGTTGATGCCGCTGTCGGCAGGGACCATCATGCCCTGACCATCATAGAAGGTGGTGGCGGTGAAGTTGCCGCCCAATTCGGTATCGCGGACAAGCGACCAGGTGGTATTGCGGCTGAGCACATCAATTTCGCCGGACTGCAGGGCAGTGAAGCGTTCCGCAGCGGTCACGGGGCGGAATTCCACCTTGGTGGCGTCACCAAAGATGGCGGCGGCAAGAGCGCGGCAATAGTCCACGTCGATGCCGGAGAAGTTACCGTCGGCATCGATATAACCAAAGCCGGGAACCTGCGAGTTCACGCCGCAGATCAGGTTGCCGCGGGCTCGGACGGTTTCAAGCGTCACGCCAAAGCCAGAGGGGGCAACCACAGCCCCTTCAGCAGGGACTTCCACGATCACGGTTTCAACAACGGTCACGGTTTCACCGCCGCCAGATACGGCTCCACCGCCACAGGCGGCAAACACAAGGCTCGCCGCGATCAGCAACGACACAATCCAAAAAGTTTTACGCATTTCTCCTCCTTGAGAAAAGTTTTATTAGGTTGGATACAATGGTTGAAGAGTATATTTTTTTACCGGGACAGTCTGCTCCTTTCCAAAGGCTTGCATGTAAGCACTTTCAAACAATGCTCTGAGCCGAAATGTGACAAAGAGATTTATGTTTATCCTGATAATGTACCTGAAAGCAGGAATCGTTCATCGCTCAGAGCGATGCGGCATTAATTTACATGCACACACCCTTAAATCAATTGTGTGTCATTATAACTTAAAACAATCAGATGTCGCCCATTCTGCGGGATGGATTCTAGCTCGTCGAAACGGGAGCAACACGCGCATTCGTCAATTTTACAAGATCGCCCACGCCGATCTGAATGTCCAATCCGCGCTGGCCGCCCGAAATATAGATCTCATCAAAGCCCTGCGCAGCCTCATCAATCACCACCTGAAAGCCTTTATTGATCAGCGCCAGCGGAGAAATGCCGCCCGCCTGCAAACCGGTCAACTGCTCGGCTTCGCGCTCGGTGGGCAGGTGCATCTTCTTCTCGCCCAAAAACGACGCCAACAGTTTCAAATTCACCACATGCGGACCGGGAACCACCGTCAGCACGGGCTTGCCTTTTTCGCGCTTCGTGACAATGGTCTTGAAAACCTGCCCTGCCGGGACGCCCATATATTCCGCCGCCTCCAACGCGCCCAGTTTCTCGGCAGGCAGTTCATGCGCCGTGTACTTTACCTTGCGCGCATCCAAAAACCTCGTGACATTATTCGTGATAGACATGGGGTGAAAATCCTGTACAATTATAAACACAATGGAGGCTGAAATGTCAGATCGCGAACAGGAGCGTCTCAAAAGATTGCGCGAACAGCAACTCCAAACGCGCGACCCGCTCACAAAACAACGCAAGATCCAGCACGGTATTTCGGTCAAGGAAAGGCGGGCGGCGCGCAAACCGTTCTCCTTCGCCAAAGCCTGGAGCGACATCCCCCACATCTTCAAGGTGCCGTTCTATGGACTTCTACTCGGTGTAACCATCACCTTCATTCTGCCCATGCTTTGGATCTCTCCATACGCCATCTTTGCCGGGGCAGGCGTCACGCTGCTCCTGATCGTCTTCGGAGCGATACTCGGCAACACACTGGATCTGCGCGACAGGATCAAAGACAACATCAAATAGACGGGTGCGCCTCATTCCACGCCGAGGCTTGATCCCACACCCGGTCATTTCACCCCTCAAAAAGACACGGAGGCATTCATGATCAGCACGCAAACCCTTTCCCAGTTCAGTCTCTTCAACGGACTGCCTGAACCGCTCCTCAAGCAGATCGCTGAGATCGGCGTACAGACATCCGCCAAAAAAGGAGAATTCGTCTTCCATGAGGGCGAAAAAGCCGATAAATTGCACTTCCTTTTAGACGGAAGCGTCGCCCTGCGCGTCAAGTTGACCTCCCGCCCGGAAAGCGTGACCGTATCCTTCGTCTCCACACCGTTTCAGAGTTTTGGCTGGTCGGGCATCGTGCCGCCGTTCCACTACACCTCCAGCGCCGAATGTGACGAGGATTCGAACCTGCTCATCATCCCTGCCCAGCCGTTCATGAAACTGATGGAAGAGAATCCGCAGGCAGGTTTTCAGGTGATGAAGCGCATCGCCGAGATCATTGCCGACCGTCTGCGAAACAGCCGTCAGGCATTGCTGAAAACGATCTAGGTTAAGAACAAGTCATCAGAAACAGGAACAGGCGCGGGGCGGGCGTGATGCGGCGCGCCTGTTTTTGATTCTTGAAATCCTGCGTAGTACAATTATCCACAATGAAGTCCATGCCTGCCACCATTCCGCTCGAAAAACTGCTGGAACAGCTCCCTGAAACCTATGGGGTCGCCGACCGGGAGTTGGTCACCCGCGCCTATCACACAGCGGAGGAGGCGCATCGCGGACAGAAGCGTCACTCGGGCGAGCCGTACATCAATCACTGCATTGCGGTGGCTGCAACTCTCGCAGACTTAAAAGTGCCTTCCGAGGTGATCGCCGCCGGGTTGTTGCATGATACCGTGGAAGACACCCCGATCACACTGGCGGATATTCGCCGTGATTTTGGGGATACGGTAAAAATTCTGGTGGATGGTGTCACAAAACTGACGCACCTGCCGCGCGTCTCCCGCGGCGACCAAC from Anaerolineales bacterium includes:
- the recJ gene encoding single-stranded-DNA-specific exonuclease RecJ, which produces MTRWLDPQPVDASSLSRLDLPPLVAQTLLRRGINRPEDAEAFLHPERFTSTQFPGIESAVELIKLAIRSGDKICVWGDFDVDGQTSTALLVQTLQALNANVVYYVPVRGRESHGVHIDSLKPIIENGAKLLLTCDTGITAHDAIDYANSRGLDVIVTDHHDLGETLPNAKAIVNPKLLPEDHPLRNLAGVGVAYKLAEALLIENQKSEIVDLLDLVALGLIADVALLQNETRSLAKQGIEQLRNTNRIGLRVMAELAGASFDSLTEETIGFTFAPRLNALGRLGDANPAVELLLTQDSARARLLATQIEGLNAQRRMLTKQVTDAAEAQLRENPDLLNQPAIVLSHPNWPGGVVGIVANRLVERHHKPAILFNESDDGILRGSARSIEGLHITEAIATQKDVLLGFGGHPMAAGMSLKKDDLPAFRRGLGKAIERQLGDIAFEEPTLQLDAWLALSDLNLDLADSLELLAPFGAGNPELTLATRNVTLKSVREIGKTKEHLRLNIEDENGEMQSLLWWSGAGEELPPTDAKFDVAYTLRATSYRGQRQVNLQFKEFRIIEERPIEVKETGLEIQDLRLNVSTFERLNVQTLVWAEGADKTKGKSRFALTRADEFAIYTTPPSPVELRNALEIVKPKIVHVFAVPPAEEKPDDFLKRLAGLCKFALNNKEGKTTLHELAAAMAAREIAVELGLQWLAAGGQLTVSIEDGSVLLSKETQEKNPYLQAELFTALRGVLNETSAYRKYFSTVTDLKTLFKS
- a CDS encoding PPOX class F420-dependent oxidoreductase, translated to MSYKIPEDFLDLVQTPRVAALTTLMPDGSPQTTPVWCDHDGEFIRINTMRGFRKEKNMRANPKVTLLCYDPREPLRSLEVRGEVVEMTEQGAMEHLDHLTLLYTGRSPYFGECVPAELREKETPVLCRIRPLHVVALDARKKKAIP
- a CDS encoding PPOX class F420-dependent oxidoreductase produces the protein MTRPIPASHLDLLTRPIHGVLTTLMPDGQPQSSLVWCDFDGECARVNTSLERQKGQNMNHNPKVSLLIVDPENTSRFIQIRGDAELIQEGALSHLDEITRQYTKHPQYYGYVFPLEKQAQETRVICRIHATRVTLDAIHN
- a CDS encoding aldehyde ferredoxin oxidoreductase family protein, with translation MYGWHLKILRVNLTTRKVTTEDVDPKIARDYLGGRGWAIHYMYKEMDPAADPLSPENMLIFATGPLTATPAPTGNRYMVVTKSPLTGALAHSNSGGEFPTWMKRTGFDLFIFEGKASEPVYVLVNEDQIEIRSAAHVWGKDTHETTDILKAETSAEARVACIGPAGENLALMAAIMNDKHRAAARSGVGAVMGSKNLKAVVAMGNKNPALHNPEAMRAISVGTSKEVGADVKKGSNMRIYGTSYVPQVTNTLGILPTRNFLQGTFEHVHNIDGDALKDNYLIRHTPCYRCPLSCGRLTEVPDGPYKGKGEGPEYETISSLGTGCGVSNLAALVKANYLCNEYGMDTITTGMTIAVAMEMYEKGYLTEEQIGMPLKFGDHDAMIAMIKKMAYNEGFGQDLAMGSYRLAEKYGHPELAVTTRKQEFPGYDPRGSQGMGLLYATSNKGASHMEGDVAYEEVFGVPVKENPLSTDGKAELVKHFQDSFALIDASGLCVFVAIRYVFEKERLILPRVLSEMMNLTTGAGYTPEEVMKAADRVYTLERMFLIKAGSGPEWDTLPTRMLHEPLPDGPAKGKVVELDKMLPDFYKERGWDEKGYPTQEKLMELELPLN
- a CDS encoding MoaD/ThiS family protein; amino-acid sequence: MMIRVKLIANYRDALPSDHKHGVVELDVPNGTTVYDAISRFDIPLNDESVIVLNGLTVDMDTPLKEGDMVTAFSAIAGG